In one window of Macadamia integrifolia cultivar HAES 741 chromosome 2, SCU_Mint_v3, whole genome shotgun sequence DNA:
- the LOC122057322 gene encoding probable inactive receptor kinase RLK902, producing MGWRHYLVLLCSLVSLSVGKPGLALEKAALLPFKAAVGRYISWNQSANPCTWQGIECENNNSIITIRLPGYFLSGEIPMGIFGNLTHLRTLSLRINSLSAQLPLDLASCTELCNLYLQRKQFSSEIPEFLFGLYNLVRPNLANNNFSGEISSEFNNLTRLGTLYLEYNQLTGSIPDLPKLVSLYQFNVSYNHLNCSIPSSLSTKNASSFLRNSLCGGPLLACPGGASPPTSSFDGGGNGKKKLSRRAIAVWRSKLQMVEANDVVYIRPNWGGICLD from the exons ATGGGGTGGCGTCATTACCTTGTTCTACTCTGTTCACTGGTTTCCCTTTCAGTCGGAAAACCAGGTCTCGCGTTGGAAAAGGCCGCACTTCTGCCATTCAAAGCAGCCGTCGGTAGATACATCTCATGGAACCAAAGTGCTAACCCATGTACATGGCAAGGAATAGAGTGCGAGAATAACAATTCCATCATCACCATTCGCCTCCCTGGTTACTTCCTTTCCGGTGAAATTCCGATGGGTATCTTCGGAAACCTTACACACCTCCGAACCCTTAGCTTACGTATCAACTCACTCTCCGCTCAGCTTCCGTTGGATCTCGCCTCTTGTACTGAACTCTGCAATCTATACTTGCAGCGTAAACAGTTCTCCAGCGAGATCCCGGAGTTTTTATTCGGTCTATATAATCTCGTTCGTCCTAATCTTGCTAATAACAACTTCTCTGGCGAGATCTCGTCTGAGTTCAACAACCTAACCAGGTTGGGAACTCTCTATTTGGAATACAATCAACTCACTGGTTCGATTCCTGATCTACCGAAGCTTGTGAGTCTTTATCAGTTTAATGTTTCGTATAATCACTTGAACTGTTCAATTCCGTCGAGTCTGAGTACCAAGAATGCTAGTTCATTCCTCCGGAATTCCCTCTGTGGAGGACCACTCCTTGCATGCCCTGGTGGGGCATCGCCGCCGACGAGTAGCTTTGATGGTGGTGGtaatggaaagaagaaattgtCTCGAAGAGCAATTGCAG TTTGgaggtcaaaacttcaaatGGTGGAGGCAAATGATGTTGTTTACATTAGGCCAAACTGGGGTGGTATTTGCCTTGACTGA